ATTTCGCCTACCGCGACAGCCTGTTCAAGCACGAAACCGGGCGTTGGCTGATCCTGCGCGTGCGCTTTGCCCTAAGCCGCGCCAGCCACCTCAAACTCGACTACGGCCCGGTGCAGCAGCGCCTGGCCGGGCAGGGGATCACCGAGGCGACGCCGAGTGATGTGAGCCGGGCAATCTGTAGCATTCGCCGCGAAAAACTGCCGGACCCGGCGCAGTTGGGTAATGCCGGGAGCTTCTTCAAGAACCCGCTGGTGTCTCAGGCGCTGGCCGCAGAGCTACAGGGCCAGTATCCGGACCTGGTGGCCTATCCACAGGCCGATGGGCAGATGAAGCTTGCTGCCGGCTGGCTGATCGACAAGGCTGGCTGGAAGGGCTTTCGCGAAGGCGATGCCGGCGTGCACAAGCTGCAAGCGCTGGTGCTGGTGAACTATGGGGGGGCCTCTGGGCACGACATTGCCAACCTGGCCCAGCGTATCCAGCGGGATATTGCCGAGCGTTTTAGGGTTCACCTGGAAATGGAACCCAACCAGTATTAAGCGAAAAAAATGCCCCGTATCTTTCGATACGGGGCATTTTTTATACGGCTATGAATCAGTCGTCGCGGCTCATGATGCCGAAGATCTGCAACAGGCTGATAAACAGGTTGTAGATCGATACATACAGGCTGACGGTTGCCATGATGTAGTTACGCTCACCGCCGTGGATGATTGCGCTGGTCTGGAACAGGATGCACACCGAGGAGAACAGCACAAAGCCTGCGCTGATCGCCAGTTGCAGACCGCTGATCTGGAAGAACATGCCTGCGACCACAGCTGCCAGCAACACAAAGAAGCCTGCGGTGATGAAACCACCCAGGAAGCTCATGTCCTTGCGGGTAATAAGCACATAGGCCGACAGACCACCAAACACCAGTGCAGTCATGGCAAATGCCGAGCTGACCACTTCCGCGCCCCCGGCCATGCCCAGGTAACGGTTGAGGATCGGGCCGAGGATAAAGCCCATGAAACCGGTCAAGGCAAACGCCGACACCAGGCCCCAGGCCGAGTCACGCAGCTTGTTGGTCAGGAAGAACAGACCATAGAAGCCGATCAGCACCACAAAGATATTTGGGTAGCCGACGCGCATCTGCTGCGCCACGAACGCCATCACGCCGCTGAATGCGAGGGTAAGGGCGAGCAAGCCATAGGTGTTGCGCAACACGCGGCTGACTTCAAGCTGCTCAGCCTGCGCGTTACCATTCACTGCGTAATTCTGTTCGCGCATGGCGACACTCCTTCAGTTTTGAAACATTCAGTCGCAAGGATCATAACAGACGCTCTGTAACAAGCGATGGCGAGAGTTTGACAGTGTGTT
The genomic region above belongs to Pseudomonas poae and contains:
- the murB gene encoding UDP-N-acetylmuramate dehydrogenase gives rise to the protein MTLQVLAQVSLKPFNSFGIDVRAQLFAEARSDDDVREALAYAAANAMPLLVIGGGSNLLLTQDICALVLRMATQGIRVLHDDGVQVVVEAEAGEAWHPFVLWTLEQGFCGLENLSLIPGTVGAAPMQNIGAYGVEIKDVFAGLTALDRHTGELRDFNLEACNFAYRDSLFKHETGRWLILRVRFALSRASHLKLDYGPVQQRLAGQGITEATPSDVSRAICSIRREKLPDPAQLGNAGSFFKNPLVSQALAAELQGQYPDLVAYPQADGQMKLAAGWLIDKAGWKGFREGDAGVHKLQALVLVNYGGASGHDIANLAQRIQRDIAERFRVHLEMEPNQY
- a CDS encoding Bax inhibitor-1/YccA family protein, which encodes MREQNYAVNGNAQAEQLEVSRVLRNTYGLLALTLAFSGVMAFVAQQMRVGYPNIFVVLIGFYGLFFLTNKLRDSAWGLVSAFALTGFMGFILGPILNRYLGMAGGAEVVSSAFAMTALVFGGLSAYVLITRKDMSFLGGFITAGFFVLLAAVVAGMFFQISGLQLAISAGFVLFSSVCILFQTSAIIHGGERNYIMATVSLYVSIYNLFISLLQIFGIMSRDD